The following are from one region of the Fusarium keratoplasticum isolate Fu6.1 chromosome 4, whole genome shotgun sequence genome:
- a CDS encoding Eukaryotic translation initiation factor 3 subunit M produces the protein MAAPKTAGQPTLVFVDGAFEDLAAEMADYLKAEDAKQLLSNEKAPSTEDVVAKLVSASAALNTVPEKEYTAASNLMIHLVLQSAEPKKHLPTLCTTFAKPLINSPVHGVGLSLNALTTVFNLLDPNDPVRARVFMEILKFLRSHGMYEGLRTYLDKLPEWLAAWGTDVDFQRKIYEEVAEVALEAGEETQGYEYILKALRTFDGDEKDGVSSEDAQRLSLRAVKMALLSSTHFLFQDLRGIPSVQALSDSHPVYSQLLDIFAEQDLEDYNDFNDEHEGWVEKEKLDHEKLHRKMRLLTFASLAAATPSREIEYSKITRALQIPSEEIEMWAIDVIRAGLVEGKLSQQRQHFLVHKVTYRVFGQKQYQELATRVDHWRSTLQNVLSVLRQEQANAKAQKEREIQDLERKVANAGLGGNQEGGNRRRQGQQREPREPREQQQPRERTENDD, from the exons ATGGCCGCCCCCAAGACTGCCGGCCAGCCCACTCTGGTCTTTGTCGATGGAGCCTTCGAGGACCTCGCTGCCGAGATGGCCGACTacctcaaggctgaggatgCCAAGCAGCTCCTGAGCAACGAGAAGGCCCCCTCCACCGAGGATGTCGTGGCCAAGCTCGTCTCGGCCTCTGCCGCCCTCAACACCGTCCCCGAGAAGGAGTACACTGCCGCCTCCAACCTCATGATCCACCTGGTGCTGCAGTCCGCCGAACCAAAGAAGCACCTGCCCACCCTCTGCACCACCTTCGCCAAGCCCCTCATCAACTCTCCCGTCCACGGCGTCGGCCTGTCGCTCAACGCCCTGACCACCGTCTTCAACCTGCTCGACCCCAACGACCCCGTCCGCGCCCGCGTCTTTATGGAGATCCTCAAGTTCCTGCGATCGCACGGCATGTACGAGGGCCTGCGGACGTACCTCGACAAACTGCCCGAGTGGCTCGCCGCCTGGGGCACCGATGTCGACTTTCAGCGCAAGATCTATGAGGAGGTTGCTGAGGTGGCCCTGGAGGCCGGCGAGGAGAC GCAAGGATACGAGTACATCCTCAAGGCTCTGCGGACATTCGACGGCGACGAAAAGGACGGCGTCTCCTCCGAGGATGCCCAGCGATTATCCCTCCGCGCCGTCAAGATGgccctcctctccagcacCCACTTCCTCTTCCAAGACCTGCGGGGCATCCCCAGCGTGCAGGCTCTCAGCGACTCCCACCCCGTTTACTCGCAACTCCTCGACATCTTTGCTGAACAGGACCTCGAGGACTACAACGACTTCAACGACGAGCACGAGGGTtgggttgagaaggagaagctggatcACGAGAAGCTCCACCGCAAGATGCGCCTCCTGACCTTTGCCAGCCTGGCGGCCGCCACCCCCAGCCGCGAGATCGAGTACTCCAAGATCACAAGGGCCCTTCAGATCCCCTCagaggagattgagatgtGGGCTATCGATGTGATCCGCGCCGGCCTCGTTGAGGGCAAGCTCTCCCAGCAGCGCCAGCACTTCCTCGTCCACAAGGTGACATACCGCGTCTTTGGCCAGAAGCAGTACCAGGAGCTGGCCACCCGCGTTGACCACTGGCGGTCGACGCTGCAGAACGTCCTCAGCGTCCTGCGCCAGGAGCAGGCCAAcgccaaggcccagaaggagCGCGAGATCCAGGACCTCGAGCGCAAGGTCGCCAATGCCGGCCTGGGCGGTAACCAGGAGGGTGGTAACCGCCGCCGCCAGGGTCAGCAGAGGGAGCCGCGGGAGCCCcgcgagcagcagcagcctcgtgAGCGAACGGAAAATGACGACTAG
- a CDS encoding Uridylate kinase → MAARMPLLSGRFVASRLSPRASSSLSLPTRPSLAIPRGFRTAQRGRQYSSQPPKRNDAVKFWPFLVVIAVGSLGYVGLVNRRKDMPTQPQLEAPAAPAGQLAEPTKSTPTFKPEDVTVIFVLGGPGAGKGTQCSKLVEEHGFTHLSAGDLLRAEQQRPGSQFGELIKDYIKNGLIVPMEVTIALLENAMTEVIQKSGDKKGRFLIDGFPRKMDQAVKFEETVCPAKLVLFFDCPEDVMEKRLLERGKTSGRSDDNAESIRKRFRTFIETSMPVVDHFEKEGKVVKLDATPTPNEVFATTQKVLSQRLGPSF, encoded by the exons ATGGCTGCACGCATGCCCCTCCTCTCGGGGCGATTCGTCGCTTCTCGCCTGTCCCCTCgagcttcatcctccctgTCCCTGCCGACTCGCCCGTCCCTGGCTATCCCGCGCGGTTTTCGTACAGCTCAACGCGGCCGTCAATACTCGTCTCAGCCACCGAAGCGCAACGACGCTGTCAAGTTCTGGCCTTTTCTTGTCGTCATCGCTGTAGGCTCTCTCGGCTACGTGGGTCTTGTCAACCGCCGTAAAG ACATGCCTACGCAACCTCAACTCGAAGCCCCCGCGGCCCCCGCTGGACAGCTTGCCGAGCCCACAAAGTCCACTCCCACTTTCAAGCCTGAGGATGTGACTGTCATCTTTGTCCTCGGCGGTCCTGGCGCCGGCAAGGGAACTCAGTGCTcgaagctcgtcgaggagcaCGGCTTCACTCACCTTTCCGCCGGCGATCTTCTCCGCgccgagcagcagcgccCCGGCTCCCAGTTCGGAGAGCTGATCAAGGACTACATCAAGAACGGCCTTATCGTCCCTATGGAGGTCACTATTGCGCTTCTCGAGAACGCCATGACCGAGGTCATCCAAAAGTCCGGCGACAAGAAGGGCCGCTTCCTGATCGATGGCTTCCCCCGCAAGATGGACCAGGCTGTCAAGTTCGAGGAGACTGTCTGCCCCGCCAAGCTTGTCCTCTTCTTTGACTGCCCTGAGGATGTCATGGAGAAGCGTCTGCTTGAGCGCGGCAAGACCAGCGGCCGATCAGACGACAACGCCGAGAGCATCCGCAAGCGATTCCGCACCTTTATCGAGACCAGCATGCCCGTCGTCGACCactttgagaaggagggcaaggtgGTCAAGCTGGACGCCACTCCCACACCCAACGAGGTCTTTGCCACCACTCAAAAGGTCCTCAGCCAGCGGCTGGGTCCCAGCTTTTGA
- a CDS encoding G-patch domain-containing protein: MSSHQNGASAPDEEEDDYMNMTFEDPAPIKETSLQRTQRLKRESRARGLVKSKEQIAEEEEAAREKALSTSMLDDAKAKKSKGLAMMAKMGFTGGGLGKKTDGGNAPGRTEPIKVSVKEDRGGIGLENEKKRRLREAAEERDIKMAKMDPDEYRERVRKEREDARLEKQFFAAQRTAERMDDEKADPQGQHAVDASTDETDDSRKKPAPISSRPLKSVPVLYRGLVRHREEAERDRRMRYDLEQSLSRLPTYEDDQEDADDKRALGKGHTVYATAEDLDEEDEELDNFNALEIGERLTKLLEYLREKHQYCFWCKMAYPDSEMEGCPGLTEEDHD, from the coding sequence ATGAGCTCCCATCAGAACGGTGCAAGCGCGccagacgaggaagaggatgactACATGAACATGACATTCGAGGATCCCGCGCCCATCAAAGAAACATCTCTACAACGCACACAACGCCTCAAGCGTGAATCACGCGCACGAGGTCTTGTCAAGTCAAAAGAACAAAttgcagaagaggaggaagccgcGCGAGAAAAGGCCCTGTCAACGTCGATGCTCGATGACGCAAAGGCCAAAAAGAGCAAGGGTCTTGCCatgatggccaagatgggCTTCACGGGCGGTGGCCTGGGAAAGAAGACGGACGGTGGCAACGCACCGGGCCGGACAGAGCCGATCAAGGTCAGCGTCAAGGAGGACCGTGGAGGTATTGGATTGGAAAatgaaaagaagaggagactTCGAGAGGCTGCGGAGGAGAGGGATATCaaaatggccaagatggaccCCGATGAGTATCGCGAGCGGGTGAGAAAGGAGCGCGAGGATGCGAGACTCGAAAAGCAGTTCTTTGCGGCGCAACGCACAGCAGAACGGATGGACGATGAGAAGGcagatcctcaaggccaacatgCAGTCGACGCATCAACAGATGAGACCGATGATTCTCGAAAGAAGCCAGCGCCGATATCATCTCGACCTCTTAAATCAGTCCCCGTGCTATACCGCGGTCTAGTTCGAcaccgagaagaagcagagcgCGATCGACGGATGCGGTACGACCTTGAGCAGTCGCTATCACGGCTGCCAACGTACGAGGACGATCAAGAAGACGCAGACGACAAGAGGGCGCTAGGAAAAGGGCACACGGTCTACGCTACAGCCGAAgatctcgacgaggaggatgaagagctgGATAACTTCAATGCCTTGGAGATTGGTGAGCGACTCACGAAGTTGCTGGAATATCTGAGGGAGAAACATCAGTATTGCTTTTGGTGCAAGATGGCATATCCGGATTCGGAGATGGAGGGTTGTCCGGGCTTGACAGAGGAAGACCATGACTAG
- a CDS encoding MFS domain-containing protein — MTSSTRSAEKPTTSDLEIAQGNDFDAVASPENKAGATESALESSDETDTIVQSKYDSSWIRRVTTPKNCRWDDKSPPALTMAHCLLYAMSAAFTVANLYYNQPILNKIAADFKVTYEESSQVATLLQSGYAAGLVFVLPLGDILERRPFIISLIIVTATLWIGLCVTNDFTVFRALSFICGVTTVTPQLMIPLVGDFAPPRRKASLLAIVVSGLMLGLLMARFLSGVVSNYTSWRNIYWFSCGAQYLLASVLFLFMPDYPSTNPDGLNYFRALWSIPYMMATEPVLIQSCLIAFTLSTIFTSFWTTLTFLLASPPYDYSSLQIGLFSLTAIATIISIPLIGRLIDRFVPLLSTIAGQILALIGTLVGTFISKSTVAGPIIQAIGIDIGMQTAQVANRAAIFNINPRARNRVNTAYMALAFVGQLTGTAVGNKLYADGGWKRSGACSIAFVGASIIFSLARGPRETGWIGWTGGWHPRRDDIPPPAPRDEETSQPEATKE, encoded by the exons ATGACGTCTTCCACCCGTTCGGCCGAGAAGCCAACCACTTCGGACCTCGAAATCGCCCAAGGGAATGACTTTGATGCTGTGGCATCCCCTGAAAACAAGGCCGGGGCTACTGAGAGTGCCTTGGAATCAAGTGACGAGACAGACACGATAGTCCAGTCAAAGTACGACTCGAGCTGGATTCGTAGAGTAACGACACCAAAGAACTGCCGATGGGATGATAAATCTCCGCCTGCGCTGACCATGGCGCATTGCTTGCTATATGCTATG TCTGCTGCTTTTACCGTGGCCAATCTCTACTACAATCAGCCTATTCTCAACAAGATAGCTGCCGACTTTAAAGTCACTTATGAGGAATCATCTCAAGTTGCAACCTTGCTGCAGTCGGGTTACGCTGCGGGACTTGTATTTGTCTTACCTCTAGGTGACATTCTCGAGAGACGTCCTTTCATTATCTCACTCATCATTGTTACTGCGACTCTT TGGATAGGTCTCTGCGTGACCAACGACTTTACAGTCTTTCGCGCCCTGTCTTTCATATGCGGTGTTACCACAGTCACGCCTCAATTGATGATCCCCCTCGTGGGAGACTTTGCTCCTCCACGTCGGAAGGCATCTCTCTTGGCTATTGTCGTTTCTGGGCTCATGCTCGGTCTCTTGATGGCCAGGTTCCTGTCTGGAGTTGTCTCCAATTATACCAGTTGGCGCAACATCTACTGGTTCTCCTGTGGCGCCCAGTATCTACTCGCCTCGGTGCTCTTCTTGTTCATGCCTGATTATCCTTCTACTAACCCGGATGGCCTCAACTATTTCCGTGCCCTTTGGTCGATTCCTTATATGATGGCTACAGAACCGGTTCTTATCCAGTCCTGCCTCATCGCCTTTACCCTCTCGACCATCTTTACTTCGTTCTGGACAACCCTCACCTTCTTGCTGGCGTCTCCCCCTTATGACTACTCATCGCTACAGAttggtctcttttctctgACTGCGATCGCAACCATCATTTCAATCCCTCTCATTGGAAGGCTCATCGATCGTTTCGTGCCCCTGCTGTCAACAATCGCCGGCCAGATCCTCGCGCTGATTGGCACTCTTGTTGGCACATTCATCAGTAAATCCACCGTGGCAGGACCCATCATCCAGGCCATCGGCATCGACATTGGTATGCAGACAGCTCAGGTGGCAAACCgcgccgccatcttcaacatcaaccccAGGGCGCGCAACCGGGTAAACACAGCATACATGGCTTTGGCGTTTGTAGGTCAGTTGACGGGTACGGCTGTTGGAAACAAGCTGTATGCCGATGGAGGTTGGAAACGGAGTGGCGCTTGTAGCA TTGCCTTTGTCGGAGCTTCAATTATCTTTTCCCTGGCGAGGGGCCCTAGAGAGACGGGCTGGATTGGATGGACAGGAGGATGGCATCCACGAAGAGATGATATACCACCTCCTGCTCCGCGGGACGAGGAGACGAGCCAGCCAGAAGCTACAAAAGAATAG
- a CDS encoding J domain-containing protein produces MKISYLSVGLLALFSPLAAAWSKEDREIFRIRDEISRFEPDPAATFYDILGISSSASLDDITKAYRKKTRSLHPDKVKQQMRAKAGKDKKTGATVKPPTPAEIKTAVKKAGEAQARLSLIANILRGPERDRYDHFLANGFPLWKGTDYYYNRYRPGLGTVMIGLFLVVGGGIHYLTLYMSWKRQKEFVERYIKFARDTAWGGGLNIPGVDAAPAPAPAPVPSDDEDTPPPIPQNRRERRMQEKAAKREGGRAAVKKTRRAPQPASGTATPDAAGPTGARRRVVAENGKILVVDSLGDVYLEEEDEEGQVNEFLLDPNELAKPTFSDTAVVRVPIWFFNITAGRFLSKKTPELEIEIPADEDDSDVPQRTPSTDSAGEDFELLDKSTDSLSKGKASGVQQGKANKRKGKKR; encoded by the exons atgaagatctcGTACTTGTCTGTTGGGCTTCTCGCCCTGTTCAGTCCcttggctgctgcttggAGCAAGGAGG ATCGCGAAATCTTTCGCATTCGCGATGAAATCTCCCGCTTCGAGCCCGATCCCGCCGCGACCTTTTACGACATCCTcggcatctcctcctcggcctcgctcgacgacatcaccaaggcctACCGCAAGAAGACGCGCTCTCTGCACcccgacaaggtcaagcagcaGATGCGCGCCAAGGccggcaaggacaagaagactGGTGCTACCGTCAAGCCGCCCACTCCTGCTGAGATTAAGACCGCCGTTAAGAAGGCTGGTGAGGCTCAGGCCCGTCTGTCTCTGATCGCCAACATCCTGCGCGGACCCGAGCGCGACCGATATGATCATTTCCTCGCCAATGGCTTCCCTCTGTGGAAGGGTACCGACTACTACTACAACCGCTACAGACCCGGCCTGGGTACCGTCATGATTGGCCTGttccttgttgttggaggTGGTATTCACTACCTGACCCTGTACATGAGCTGGAAGCGCCAGAAGGAGTTTGTCGAGCGCTACATCAAGTTTGCCCGTGACACGGCCTGGGGTGGCGGCCTCAACATCCCCGGCGTCGACGCTGCCcctgctcccgctcccgcccCCGTTCCctccgacgatgaggataCCCCTCCTCCTATTCCCCAGAACCGACGAGAGCGCCGTATGcaggagaaggctgccaagcgTGAGGGAGGTCGCGCCGCTGTGAAGAAGACCCGTCGGGCTCCCCAGCCTGCCTCTGGAACTGCTACCCCTGACGCTGCTGGTCCTACTGGTGCTCGCCGCAGGGTTGTAGCCGAGAATGGCAAGATCCTCGTGGTTGACTCTCTTGGAGATGTGtacctcgaggaggaagacgaggaaggcCAGGTTAACGAGTTCCTCCTTGAT CCCAACGAGCTCGCCAAGCCTACCTTTAGCGACACCGCCGTCGTCCGTGTTCCCATCTGgttcttcaacatcaccgcCGGCCGTTTCCTGTCCAAGAAGACCCCCGAGCTCGAGATCGAGATCCccgccgacgaggacgactcTGATGTTCCCCAGCGAACACCCAGCACCGACTCTGCCGGCGAGGActttgagctcctcgacaagagCACCGACTCGCTtagcaagggcaaggcttCTGGTGTCCagcagggcaaggccaacaagcgaaagggcaagaagaggTAA
- a CDS encoding putative dipeptidyl-aminopeptidase B, which produces MDKIAQRWIEATTVKPEWLPGGTKFWYRHFSEPGKFHFVLVDAVARRRDMAFDHKQLAEALEEKTGEKLDEDSLPFTWIEYIPETSSVRFRFADKNWEYRPENDLAQWEGELSSDESNQFLQKEIPSSNGDADITVDFVNRTGTTIKAFWIDWHGEPIWYHNIHNGGTVRQETYVGHVWRFVDALDERFRAIYAAPDQRTDVAVVKNLVDLDEEASSPSNDDDSKEEGESNASTAETQLYVKNSNVWFGKKNGQDKQLSEYGSEEHPYDEGQLHLSPNNRYAVAWQYTPEQDHKIHLVESSPDDQIEPKLRTVQYLKPGDRVRIDRPRLFDLESHREIPTDNALFRNPYKIRDLGWSKSGHEYRFLFNERGHRHLRVIGIGIDGQVRTLVEEQSSTFIDYTKLYVKLLEESDELVWSSERDGYNHLYLVDLAQGAVRNQITKGAWTVGDVQFIKEDERRIWFYGYELQPEQDPYHKHLCCVNFDGSGFKILTEGDGTHSWTWSPDKRFLIDTWSRVDLVPTTVLRDGASGEMLLELSKASMEELEKDGWAPPERFAAPGRDGETMIYGIIIRPAEFDSSKKYPVLDDIYAGPHDFHVPKAFSTLARQRKWADQGYVVVQVDGMGTSHRSKAFHDVCYKNVHDSGLPDHIAWLKAAAETRPWLDLSRVGIMGGSAGGQSAAAALLHHGDFYKAAAADSGCHDNRMDKLWWNELWMGYPVDEAYAESSNATHVAKLRGALMLIVGELDDNVDPSSTFQLVKALNKAGKNYELVLIPGGEHGCGGSSYGLARQREFFRRYLQEGEKVCVDLDDAVSTD; this is translated from the coding sequence ATGGACAAAATAGCGCAGAGGTGGATCGAGGCCACCACGGTGAAGCCTGAATGGCTCCCAGGCGGAACCAAATTCTGGTATCGACACTTCTCCGAGCCTGGCAAGTTTCACTTTGTCCTGGTTGACGCCGTCGCGAGGCGTCGTGACATGGCCTTTGACCACAAACAGCTGGCCGAGGCTCTGGAAGAAAAGACGGGCGAGAAGCTGGATGAGGATTCTCTTCCATTCACCTGGATCGAGTATATCCCCGAAACTTCGTCTGTCCGGTTCCGCTTTGCCGATAAGAATTGGGAGTATCGGCCTGAAAACGACCTGGCGCAATGGGAGGGCGAGCTCTCCTCAGATGAGTCGAATCAGTTTCTACAAAAAGAGATCCCCTCTTCCAACGGCGACGCTGATATAACTGTCGACTTTGTCAACCGCACCGGAACAACCATCAAAGCATTCTGGATCGACTGGCATGGCGAACCGATTTGGTATCACAACATCCATAACGGCGGGACAGTGCGTCAAGAAACCTACGTTGGCCATGTCTGGCGATTCGTAGATGCGTTGGATGAGAGGTTTCGGGCCATCTACGCAGCACCGGATCAGCGTACCGATGTCGCCGTTGTCAAGAATCTTGTCGATTTGGACGAGGAAGCTTCTTCGCCAAGCAACGACGACGATTCTAAGGAGGAGGGGGAATCAAATGCTTCGACGGCTGAGACTCAACTCTACGTCAAGAATTCCAACGTTTGGTTTGGAAAGAAGAACGGTCAGGACAAACAGTTGTCTGAATATGGTAGTGAGGAACATCCTTACGACGAAGGCCAGCTGCACCTGTCACCCAACAACCGGTATGCGGTTGCGTGGCAATACACCCCCGAGCAGGACCACAAGATACACCTCGTGGAATCATCTCCAGACGACCAGATCGAGCCGAAGCTGCGCACTGTTCAATATCTGAAGCCAGGGGACAGGGTGAGAATCGACAGGCCTCGCCTCTTTGACTTGGAAAGCCATCGTGAGATCCCAACAGACAACGCGCTGTTCAGAAACCCTTACAAGATACGGGATCTGGGATGGAGTAAGAGTGGTCATGAGTACCGCTTCCTCTTCAATGAGCGTGGTCATCGACATCTCAGGGTGATCGGTATCGGCATCGACGGGCAAGTAAGGACTCTTGTTGAAGAGCAGAGCAGCACCTTCATCGATTACACAAAGCTGTACGTCAAACTCCTCGAGGAATCAGACGAGCTTGTGTGGTCGAGTGAGCGCGATGGATACAACCACCTCTATCTGGTTGATCTCGCCCAAGGTGCCGTCAGAAACCAGATAACCAAGGGAGCTTGGACAGTTGGCGATGTCCAATTCATCAAGGAAGACGAGCGCCGTATATGGTTCTACGGTTATGAACTCCAGCCTGAACAGGATCCGTATCACAAACACCTCTGCTGCGTCAACTTTGACGGGTCTGGCTTCAAGATCCTTACAGAAGGAGACGGGACCCATTCCTGGACTTGGTCTCCGGACAAGCGCTTCTTGATAGACACTTGGTCGAGGGTTGACTTGGTGCCGACGACAGTCCTACGTGACGGAGCTTCTGGCGAGATGCTACTGGAACTCAGCAAGGCGTCCATGGAAGAATTGGAGAAGGACGGTTGGGCTCCGCCTGAGAGGTTCGCAGCTCCTGGCCGCGATGGCGAAACCATGATATACGGAATCATCATTCGCCCTGCCGAGTTTGACAGCAGCAAGAAATACCCCGTCCTTGATGATATATACGCTGGACCACACGACTTTCATGTTCCAAAGGCCTTTTCAACTCTCGCCAGACAGCGGAAATGGGCAGACCAAGGTTACGTCGTGGTACAAGTAGACGGCATGGGGACAAGTCACCGCAGCAAAGCCTTTCACGATGTCTGCTACAAGAATGTTCACGACTCTGGACTCCCAGACCACATCGCCTGGCTCAAAGCCGCAGCAGAAACTCGCCCGTGGCTGGACCTTTCCCGCGTGGGAATCATGGGAGGATCAGCCGGCGGACAGAGCGCAGCCGCAGCACTCCTGCATCACGGCGACTTTTACAAAGCCGCAGCAGCTGACTCTGGATGTCACGACAACCGCATGGACAAGCTGTGGTGGAACGAGCTGTGGATGGGCTACCCAGTCGACGAGGCGTACGCAGAGTCGTCCAACGCGACGCACGTAGCCAAGTTACGGGGGGCGCTGATGTTGATTGTTGGAGAACTTGATGACAACGTGGATCCGTCTTCGACGTTTCAGCTTGTCAAGGCATTGAACAAGGCTGGAAAGAATTACGAGTTGGTGTTGATTCCTGGAGGTGAACATGGATGTGGGGGGAGCTCGTATGGACTTGCTCGGCAGCGCGAGTTTTTTAGGCGATACTTGcaggagggcgagaaggTGTGTGTAGATTTGGATGATGCAGTTTCGACTGATTGA